The following coding sequences lie in one Arabidopsis thaliana chromosome 3, partial sequence genomic window:
- a CDS encoding protein kinase family protein, translating to MEEELLKKMLELEQSQELLKQEMSRLKLSTELRQPSHPVLPRRPLRRIQGSMNSNPSPGKFTDKQYLNILQSLAQSVHVLDLNTRIIFWNAMSEKLYGYSAAEVVGRNPVHVIVDDQNAAFALNVARRCANGESWTGEFPVKTKSGKIFSAVTTCSPFYDDNGTVVGIISITSDIAPYLNPRLSLPRLKPQEPERKLGLDSKGAVISKPGLDSDQPIQVSIASKISSLASKLSNKVRSKMRAGDNSACGDSHHSDHDVFGDTLSDHRDDAASSGASTPRGDFIQSPFGVFTCYDDKFPSKPSKDSSDRKPAIHKVPTSKAEEWMVKKGLSRPWKGNEQEGSRVRPTHSVWSWVENEQEKDKYHQIYPSAGVKSESHGSESNKPTDDEASNMWSSSINANSTNSASSCGSTSRSVMDKVDIDSDPLEHEILWDDLTIGEQIGRGSCGTVYHGIWFGSDVAVKVFSKQEYSESVIKSFEKEVSLMKRLRHPNVLLFMGAVTSPQRLCIVSEFVPRGSLFRLLQRSMSKLDWRRRINMALDIARGMNYLHCCSPPIIHRDLKSSNLLVDRNWTVKVADFGLSRIKHQTYLTSKSGKGTPQWMAPEVLRNESADEKSDIYSFGVVLWELATEKIPWENLNSMQVIGAVGFMNQRLEIPKDTDPDWISLIESCWHSDTKLRPTFQELLEKLRDLQRKYMIQRN from the exons ATGGAGGAGGAGCTGCTCAAGAAGATGCTTGAGCTAGAGCAAAGTCAGGAGCTTCTAAAGCAGGAGATGTCTAGGCTCAAGCTCTCCACGGAGCTTAGGCAGCCGTCGCATCCGGTGTTGCCGCGTCGGCCGTTGAGACGTATCCAGGGATCGATGAATTCGAATCCATCGCCCGGGAAGTTCACTGATAAACagtatttgaatattttgcaGTCGTTGGCTCAGTCTGTTCATGTCTTAGATCTCAATACGCGAATTATCTTTTG GAATGCCATGTCGGAAAAGCTTTATGGGTACTCTGCTGCAGAAGTAGTTGGGCGGAACCCAGTACATGTTATTGTAGATGATCAGAATGCTGCCTTTGCCTTGAATGTTGCTCGACGTTGTGCCAATGGAGAAAGCTGGACAGGGGAGTTTCCTGTCAAGACCAAATCAGGAAAGATCTTTTCAGCTGTCACTACGTGTTCTCCCTTTTATGATGATAACGGCACTGTTGTTGGTATCATTTCTATCACAAGTGACATTGCACCCTATCTCAACCCGAGACTCTCTTTGCCTAGATTGAAGCCGCAAGAACCTGAGAGGAAACTTGGTTTGGACTCCAAAGGAGCTGTTATATCGAAACCTGGCCTCGACTCTGATCAGCCTATACAAGTTTCTATAGCATCAAAGATATCAAGTTTG GCATCCAAGTTGAGCAACAAAGTCAGGTCAAAAATGCGAGCAGGTGATAACAGTGCCTGTGGGGATAGTCATCATTCAGATCATGATGTATTCGGTGATACTCTCTCTGACCACAGGGACGACGCAGCGTCAAGTGGTGCTAGCACACCAAGAGGGGATTTTATCCAATCTCCTTTTGGTGTTTTCACATGTTACGATGACAAGTTTCCTTCAAAACCCTCCAAAGATTCCAGTGATAGAAAGCCTGCAATCCATAAGGTTCCCACCTCAAAAGCTGAAGAATGGATGGTAAAGAAAGGTTTGTCACGTCCATGGAAAGGGAATGAGCAAGAAGGTTCAAGAGTAAGGCCTACTCATTCTGTATGGTCTTGGGTAGAAAATgaacaagagaaagataagTACCACCAGATTTATCCCTCTGCTGGTGTTAAGTCTGAAAGCCATGGCTCTGAAAGTAATAAGCCTACTGATGACGAAGCTTCTAATATGTGGTCTTCCTCTATAAATGCAAACAGCACAAACAGCGCTAGTAGTTGCGGCAGTACCAGTAGGAGTGTTATGGACAAGGTTGATATAGATAGCGATCCCTTGGAACATGAAATTTTATGGGATGATTTGACAATCGGGGAACAAATTGGACGAG GTTCATGTGGAACTGTCTATCACGGTATCTGGTTTGGATCT GATGTAGCTGTGAAAGTGTTCTCCAAACAAGAATATTCAGAATCAGTCATAAAGTCTTTTGAAAAAGAG GTATCGCTGATGAAAAGACTTCGACATCCTAACGTTCTGCTGTTTATGGGAGCTGTGACTTCACCCCAGCGTCTCTGTATAGTGTCAGAGTTCGTTCCACG TGGAAGTCTCTTCCGTCTACTGCAGAGAAGTATGTCGAAACTTGATTGGAGGCGACGTATCAACATGGCCTTGGACATT GCTCGCGGTATGAATTATCTTCACTGTTGTAGTCCACCCATCATCCACCGTGATCTGAAGTCGTCAAATTTGCTGGTAGACAGGAACTGGACCGTTAAG GTAGCTGACTTTGGTCTTTCGCGTATTAAGCATCAGACATACCTAACTAGCAAGTCGGGAAAGGGAACG CCTCAATGGATGGCACCTGAAGTTCTTCGAAATGAGTCTGCTGATGAGAA GTCTGACATTTATAGCTTTGGAGTAGTATTATGGGAGCTTGCCACAGAGAAGATCCCATGGGAAAATCTCAACTCGATGCAG GTGATCGGAGCTGTGGGGTTCATGAACCAGAGGCTGGAAATTCCAAAGGACACTGATCCTGATTGGATCTCATTAATAGAGAGCTGTTGGCACAG CGATACAAAGCTGAGACCCACATTCCAAGAACTGCTGGAGAAACTACGAGACCTGCAAAGAAAGTATATGATACAGAGAAACTAA
- a CDS encoding PAS domain-containing protein tyrosine kinase family protein (PAS domain-containing protein tyrosine kinase family protein; FUNCTIONS IN: protein serine/threonine/tyrosine kinase activity, kinase activity; INVOLVED IN: signal transduction, protein amino acid phosphorylation, regulation of transcription, DNA-dependent; EXPRESSED IN: 22 plant structures; EXPRESSED DURING: 12 growth stages; CONTAINS InterPro DOMAIN/s: PAC motif (InterPro:IPR001610), Protein kinase, catalytic domain (InterPro:IPR000719), PAS fold (InterPro:IPR013767), PAS (InterPro:IPR000014), Serine-threonine/tyrosine-protein kinase (InterPro:IPR001245), Protein kinase-like domain (InterPro:IPR011009), Serine/threonine-protein kinase, active site (InterPro:IPR008271); BEST Arabidopsis thaliana protein match is: PAS domain-containing protein tyrosine kinase family protein (TAIR:AT5G49470.3); Has 125703 Blast hits to 124182 proteins in 4625 species: Archae - 237; Bacteria - 14697; Metazoa - 46775; Fungi - 11283; Plants - 33084; Viruses - 499; Other Eukaryotes - 19128 (source: NCBI BLink).) — MENPPAEELLKKILELEESQEHLKQEMSRLKVSTELRQRSHSVSPHRPARRNIGEGAPSWRKSGAASFRNASPLRKESRIQNSMRLRSEVGGGGPSAGKFTDKQYLNILQSMAQAVHAFDLNMRIIFWNAMAEKVYGYSAAEALGENPINVIADDRDAAFAMNIARRCVRGESWTGEFPVKSKSGDRFSAVTTCSPFYDDDGALMGIICITSNTAPYLNPRISLAKLKAQEEGETSSIPARNSFASKLGLDSRGAVISKLGLDSDQPIQVAIASKISDLASKVSNKVRSKMRAGDNSATLSEGGSGDSHQKDHNVFGATLVDHRDDAASSGASTPRGDFIQSPFGVFTCNDEKFVSKPFKDSSDESDGKPAIHKVLTSKAEEWMVKKGLSWPWKGNEQEGSKGRPTNSVWPWVQNEQKKERCHQINPSAGVQYESHAFESNKPINNEASSLWSSPINANSTSSASSCGSTSSSVMNKVDTDSEGLEYEILWDDLTIGEQVGQGSCGTVYHGLWFGSDVAVKVFSKQEYSAEVIESFKQEVLLMKRLRHPNVLLFMGAVTSPQRLCIVSEFLPRGSLFRLLQKSTSKLDWRRRIHMALDIARGMNYLHHCSPPIIHRDLKSSNLLVDKNWTVKVADFGLSRIKHETYLTSKSGKGTPQWMAPEVLRNESADEKSDIYSFGVVLWELATEKIPWETLNSMQVIGAVGFMDQRLEIPKDIDPRWISLMESCWHSDTKLRPTFQELMDKLRDLQRKYMIQFQATRAALSDNSLLKDN, encoded by the exons ATGGAGAATCCACCTGCGGAGGAGCTGCTGAAGAAGATACTTGAGCTAGAGGAGAGTCAGGAGCATCTCAAGCAGGAGATGTCTAGGCTTAAGGTATCTACGGAGCTTAGACAGCGATCGCATTCGGTGTCTCCTCATCGTCCGGCGAGGAGAAACATCGGAGAGGGAGCTCCGTCTTGGAGGAAAAGCGGTGCCGCCTCGTTTCGTAACGCGTCGCCGTTGCGGAAGGAGAGCCGTATCCAGAATTCGATGAGATTGAGGTCTGAAGTTGGTGGCGGGGGACCATCTGCTGGGAAATTCACTGATAAACagtatttgaatattttgcaGTCGATGGCACAAGCTGTTCATGCCTTCGATCTTAATATGCGGATTATCTTTTG GAATGCTATGGCGGAAAAGGTTTATGGGTACTCTGCAGCAGAAGCACTTGGGGAGAACCCTATTAATGTTATTGCAGATGATCGGGACGCTGCCTTTGCAATGAATATTGCTCGACGTTGTGTCCGTGGAGAGAGCTGGACTGGTGAGTTTCCTGTTAAGAGCAAATCAGGGGATAGATTTTCAGCTGTCACTACCTGTTCCCCTTtctatgatgatgatggtgctCTTATGGGGATCATTTGTATCACCAGTAACACGGCACCGTATCTGAACCCAAGAATCTCTTTGGCTAAATTGAAGGcgcaagaagaaggtgaaacGAGCTCTATCCCTGCAAGGAATAGTTTTGCCTCTAAACTTGGCTTGGATTCCAGAGGAGCTGTTATATCGAAACTTGGCCTTGACTCTGATCAGCCTATACAAGTTGCTATAGCATCAAAGATCTCAGATTTG GCATCCAAGGTCAGCAACAAGGTCAGGTCGAAAATGCGAGCAGGTGATAATAGTGCCACACTCTCGGAGGGTGGCAGTGGGGATAGTCATCAAAAAGATCATAATGTCTTCGGTGCTACTCTTGTTGACCACAGGGACGATGCAGCATCAAGTGGTGCCAGCACACCAAGAGGGGATTTTATCCAGTCTCCTTTTGGTGTATTCACATGTAATGATGAGAAGTTTGTTTCGAAACCCTTCAAAGATTCCAGTGATGAGAGTGATGGAAAGCCTGCAATCCATAAGGTTCTCACCTCAAAAGCTGAAGAGTGGATGGTAAAGAAAGGTTTGTCATGGCCATGGAAAGGGAATGAGCAGGAAGGTTCAAAAGGAAGACCTACAAATTCTGTTTGGCCTTGGGTACAgaatgaacaaaagaaagagaggtgTCACCAGATTAATCCCTCTGCTGGTGTTCAGTATGAAAGCCATGCCTTTGAAAGTAATAAGCCTATCAATAATGAGGCTTCTAGTTTGTGGTCTTCCCCTATAAATGCAAACAGTACAAGCAGCGCTAGTAGCTGCGGAAGTACCAGCAGCAGTGTTATGAACAAGGTTGATACTGATAGCGAAGGCTTggaatatgaaattttatggGATGATTTGACAATTGGAGAACAAGTCGGACAAG GTTCATGTGGAACTGTTTATCACGGTCTCTGGTTTGGATCT GATGTAGCTGTAAAAGTGTTCTCCAAACAAGAATATTCAGCAGAGGTCATAGAATCTTTTAAACAAGAG GTATTGTTGATGAAAAGACTTAGACACCCTAACGTCCTGCTGTTTATGGGAGCTGTGACTTCACCCCAGCGTCTCTGTATAGTGTCAGAGTTCCTTCCACG TGGAAGTCTCTTCCGTCTACTACAGAAGAGCACGTCAAAACTGGATTGGAGGCGGCGTATCCATATGGCCTTGGACATT GCTCGCGGTATGAATTATCTTCACCATTGTAGTCCACCCATTATCCATCGTGATCTGAAGTCATCAAATCTGCTGGTAGACAAGAACTGGACCGTTAAG GTAGCTGACTTTGGTCTCTCGCGTATCAAGCATGAAACATACCTAACCAGCAAGTCTGGGAAGGGAACG CCTCAATGGATGGCACCAGAAGTTCTTCGAAATGAGTCTGCTGATGAGAA ATCTGACATTTACAGCTTTGGAGTAGTATTATGGGAGCTTGCCACCGAGAAGATCCCATGGGAAACTCTCAACTCTATGCAG GTGATTGGAGCTGTGGGGTTCATGGACCAGAGGCTGGAAATCCCAAAAGACATTGATCCTCGTTGGATCTCATTAATGGAGAGCTGTTGGCACAG TGATACAAAGCTGAGACCCACATTCCAAGAACTGATGGATAAATTAAGAGACCTGCAAAGAAAGTATATGATACAGTTCCAAGCGACTCGTGCTGCGTTATCTGACAATTCTCTTCTCAAGGacaactaa
- a CDS encoding protein kinase family protein (protein kinase family protein; FUNCTIONS IN: two-component sensor activity, protein serine/threonine kinase activity, protein kinase activity, signal transducer activity, ATP binding; INVOLVED IN: signal transduction, protein amino acid phosphorylation, regulation of transcription, DNA-dependent, two-component signal transduction system (phosphorelay); EXPRESSED IN: sperm cell; CONTAINS InterPro DOMAIN/s: PAC motif (InterPro:IPR001610), PAS fold (InterPro:IPR013767), PAS (InterPro:IPR000014), Serine-threonine/tyrosine-protein kinase (InterPro:IPR001245), PAS-associated, C-terminal (InterPro:IPR000700), Protein kinase-like domain (InterPro:IPR011009), Serine/threonine-protein kinase, active site (InterPro:IPR008271), Protein kinase, catalytic domain (InterPro:IPR000719); BEST Arabidopsis thaliana protein match is: PAS domain-containing protein tyrosine kinase family protein (TAIR:AT3G06620.1); Has 127153 Blast hits to 125457 proteins in 4768 species: Archae - 339; Bacteria - 15978; Metazoa - 46871; Fungi - 11290; Plants - 33142; Viruses - 503; Other Eukaryotes - 19030 (source: NCBI BLink).), with protein MEEELLKKMLELEQSQELLKQEMSRLKLSTELRQPSHPVLPRRPLRRIQGSMNSNPSPGKFTDKQYLNILQSLAQSVHVLDLNTRIIFWNAMSEKLYGYSAAEVVGRNPVHVIVDDQNAAFALNVARRCANGESWTGEFPVKTKSGKIFSAVTTCSPFYDDNGTVVGIISITSDIAPYLNPRLSLPRLKPQEPERKLGLDSKGAVISKPGLDSDQPIQVSIASKISSLASKLSNKVRSKMRAGDNSACGDSHHSDHDVFGDTLSDHRDDAASSGASTPRGDFIQSPFGVFTCYDDKFPSKPSKDSSDRKPAIHKVPTSKAEEWMVKKGLSRPWKGNEQEGSRVRPTHSVWSWVENEQEKDKYHQIYPSAGVKSESHGSESNKPTDDEASNMWSSSINANSTNSASSCGSTSRSVMDKVDIDSDPLEHEILWDDLTIGEQIGRGSCGTVYHGIWFGSDVAVKVFSKQEYSESVIKSFEKEVSLMKRLRHPNVLLFMGAVTSPQRLCIVSEFVPRGSLFRLLQRSMSKLDWRRRINMALDIARGMNYLHCCSPPIIHRDLKSSNLLVDRNWTVKVADFGLSRIKHQTYLTSKSGKGTPQWMAPEVLRNESADEKSDIYSFGVVLWELATEKIPWENLNSMQVIGAVGFMNQRLEIPKDTDPDWISLIESCWHR; from the exons ATGGAGGAGGAGCTGCTCAAGAAGATGCTTGAGCTAGAGCAAAGTCAGGAGCTTCTAAAGCAGGAGATGTCTAGGCTCAAGCTCTCCACGGAGCTTAGGCAGCCGTCGCATCCGGTGTTGCCGCGTCGGCCGTTGAGACGTATCCAGGGATCGATGAATTCGAATCCATCGCCCGGGAAGTTCACTGATAAACagtatttgaatattttgcaGTCGTTGGCTCAGTCTGTTCATGTCTTAGATCTCAATACGCGAATTATCTTTTG GAATGCCATGTCGGAAAAGCTTTATGGGTACTCTGCTGCAGAAGTAGTTGGGCGGAACCCAGTACATGTTATTGTAGATGATCAGAATGCTGCCTTTGCCTTGAATGTTGCTCGACGTTGTGCCAATGGAGAAAGCTGGACAGGGGAGTTTCCTGTCAAGACCAAATCAGGAAAGATCTTTTCAGCTGTCACTACGTGTTCTCCCTTTTATGATGATAACGGCACTGTTGTTGGTATCATTTCTATCACAAGTGACATTGCACCCTATCTCAACCCGAGACTCTCTTTGCCTAGATTGAAGCCGCAAGAACCTGAGAGGAAACTTGGTTTGGACTCCAAAGGAGCTGTTATATCGAAACCTGGCCTCGACTCTGATCAGCCTATACAAGTTTCTATAGCATCAAAGATATCAAGTTTG GCATCCAAGTTGAGCAACAAAGTCAGGTCAAAAATGCGAGCAGGTGATAACAGTGCCTGTGGGGATAGTCATCATTCAGATCATGATGTATTCGGTGATACTCTCTCTGACCACAGGGACGACGCAGCGTCAAGTGGTGCTAGCACACCAAGAGGGGATTTTATCCAATCTCCTTTTGGTGTTTTCACATGTTACGATGACAAGTTTCCTTCAAAACCCTCCAAAGATTCCAGTGATAGAAAGCCTGCAATCCATAAGGTTCCCACCTCAAAAGCTGAAGAATGGATGGTAAAGAAAGGTTTGTCACGTCCATGGAAAGGGAATGAGCAAGAAGGTTCAAGAGTAAGGCCTACTCATTCTGTATGGTCTTGGGTAGAAAATgaacaagagaaagataagTACCACCAGATTTATCCCTCTGCTGGTGTTAAGTCTGAAAGCCATGGCTCTGAAAGTAATAAGCCTACTGATGACGAAGCTTCTAATATGTGGTCTTCCTCTATAAATGCAAACAGCACAAACAGCGCTAGTAGTTGCGGCAGTACCAGTAGGAGTGTTATGGACAAGGTTGATATAGATAGCGATCCCTTGGAACATGAAATTTTATGGGATGATTTGACAATCGGGGAACAAATTGGACGAG GTTCATGTGGAACTGTCTATCACGGTATCTGGTTTGGATCT GATGTAGCTGTGAAAGTGTTCTCCAAACAAGAATATTCAGAATCAGTCATAAAGTCTTTTGAAAAAGAG GTATCGCTGATGAAAAGACTTCGACATCCTAACGTTCTGCTGTTTATGGGAGCTGTGACTTCACCCCAGCGTCTCTGTATAGTGTCAGAGTTCGTTCCACG TGGAAGTCTCTTCCGTCTACTGCAGAGAAGTATGTCGAAACTTGATTGGAGGCGACGTATCAACATGGCCTTGGACATT GCTCGCGGTATGAATTATCTTCACTGTTGTAGTCCACCCATCATCCACCGTGATCTGAAGTCGTCAAATTTGCTGGTAGACAGGAACTGGACCGTTAAG GTAGCTGACTTTGGTCTTTCGCGTATTAAGCATCAGACATACCTAACTAGCAAGTCGGGAAAGGGAACG CCTCAATGGATGGCACCTGAAGTTCTTCGAAATGAGTCTGCTGATGAGAA GTCTGACATTTATAGCTTTGGAGTAGTATTATGGGAGCTTGCCACAGAGAAGATCCCATGGGAAAATCTCAACTCGATGCAG GTGATCGGAGCTGTGGGGTTCATGAACCAGAGGCTGGAAATTCCAAAGGACACTGATCCTGATTGGATCTCATTAATAGAGAGCTGTTGGCACAGGTAA
- a CDS encoding uncharacterized protein (unknown protein; FUNCTIONS IN: molecular_function unknown; INVOLVED IN: biological_process unknown; LOCATED IN: cellular_component unknown; EXPRESSED IN: 15 plant structures; EXPRESSED DURING: 7 growth stages; Has 30201 Blast hits to 17322 proteins in 780 species: Archae - 12; Bacteria - 1396; Metazoa - 17338; Fungi - 3422; Plants - 5037; Viruses - 0; Other Eukaryotes - 2996 (source: NCBI BLink).), whose amino-acid sequence MKEIQIPRKSFARSSELGAKRLKDPEMKNRKVTTEKRQIATFSDVSFESTKDPMDFSPISQISGAISDSEAESVIQGSSLDLMSTPEICLPADDSPVSTITSVEARIDTSSTDRIQSIVDLPASVQSLRGEINELKKLICSVDNSAEINWVDRVVTVKFRIVLLSFILWAILAAIVVFFSSGEERAYRGPLPT is encoded by the exons ATGAAGGAAATTCAAATTCCCAGGAAAAGCTTCGCGCGCTCATCAGAACTCGGAGCTAAGAGACTCAAGGATCCTGAGATGAAGAATCGGAAG GTTACGACGGAGAAGAGACAGATCGCAACATTTTCCGACGTATCTTTTGAAAGCACGAAGGATCCGATGGATTTTAGTCCGATCTCTCAGATTTCTGGTGCGATCTCTGATTCCGAGGCTGAG AGTGTTATTCAAGGATCGAGCCTAGACTTAATGTCAACCCCAGAGATTTGTCTTCCGGCTGATGATTCTCCAGTTTCAACCATTACTAGTGTGGAGGCTCGTATTGACACGTCTTCTACTGATCGGATCCAGTCGATTGTGGACTTGCCCGCTTCTGTGCAATCCTTGCGTGGGGAGATCAATGAGCTGAAAAAACTGATCTGTTCAGTTGACAATTCTGCAGAAATTAACTGGGTCGATAGAGTTGTTACTGTGAAATTCCGCATTGTGCTTTTGAGTTTCATTCTTTGGGCTATCTTAGCTGCGATTGTGGTCTTCTTCAGCTCAGGAGAGGAACGTGCTTACCGTGGACCACTTCCAACATGA
- a CDS encoding DNA-binding enhancer protein-like protein (DNA-binding enhancer protein-related; Has 198 Blast hits to 198 proteins in 90 species: Archae - 0; Bacteria - 0; Metazoa - 126; Fungi - 17; Plants - 36; Viruses - 0; Other Eukaryotes - 19 (source: NCBI BLink).), translating to MEGAEEAGAEIAVDSKDLQQQSKAFDKLTDRVEDRQLDSSRVQSAMASIAASREADLNAKRLREKELASVKINPADVEFIVNELEIEKNVAERTLREHKGDAVAATRQLLSRYPL from the exons ATGGAGGGAGCAGAGGAAGCTGGGGCTGAGATAGCGGTTGATTCAAAGGACTTGCAGCAACAAAGCAAAGCTTTCGACAAGCTCACCGATCGTGTCGAGGATCGCCAGCTCGATTCCTCTCGTGTTCAATCG GCTATGGCTTCGATTGCTGCTTCTAGGGAGGCTGATCTGAATGCTAAGAGGTTGAG GGAGAAAGAACTGGCCTCTGTGAAGATCAATCCTGCAGATGTTGAGTTTATTGTAAACGAACTTGAG ATAGAAAAGAATGTGGCGGAAAGAACTCTAAGGGAGCACAAAGGTGATGCGGTTGCTGCGACTAGGCAATTGCTTTCACGATATCCTCTATGA